The segment GAACGCATGTATGTAAAgatcataagtaaaaatatattacattttaacgggagtaaagaaagttgtagtagacttaAATACGAATGTGTGATATAAATATCGTTAAAATATGAGATCGTATTAAGAAGTTACAACATTCAACATCCAAGACCTAAGCGAAATAGAAGACAAAAACAATCAAACAACTGAGGTCGCGGTGGCCATAAACATTAACAACTTGgaacacctcattaatgattgtcccaCATAAGGATGAGCATTAGGACcatcggaaccggaaccggaaccggaccgATATCGAACCGGAACCGGAATTGGTAACAAGGTCCGGTTACCGGTTCTCCATTTGTATGAAAAACGGTCCCGGTTCTCAAAACCGAAACCGATTTGATAATTTTTCCGTTTCTTAAAATGtgcataactcactcatatgaacttggaattatttgatttttttccaacatgtaatttTGAGTTTGTAATTCGTTTTTGACTGTATAAACAtatgttttggttagatattgaatcGGACACATGTCCCGAAAGAAAGAATATTGATGTTGTGTTTTTtctatttcaacattttttttgtttttttgaatctATCTCATTTTTTAAAATGCGCATAACTCATTCATATGACATCAAATTACTTAATTTTTTTCCAGCATGTAATTGGTGTTTGTActtcattttagactataaaacacatattttggttagatattgaatcGGTTATAGACCTCGGAAGACAACATGTCAATGCTGCGTATTTtctatttcaacattttttttggAATCTGTCCCACTTTTAAAATGCACATAACTCATATGAAGTCGGAATTACTTGATTCTTTTTTCATCATGTAATTTAATGTTTGTACCTTAATTTAGAATGTAAAAAGTCATAATTTTGTTAAATATTGAATCGTACAAGCTCTGGAAGATAACATATCATCTATAATATTTCAACCGGTTCTAGTTTGAAAAACAACCGAAAAACCGGGACCATAACCGGAACTAGAATCGGTGGTCCGGTTCCCGGTTCTTATAATATAGGAAAACCGATTCGGGTTCCGAACCAGTCCGGTTCTAAAACTCATCCCTAGTCCCACATAGGATGTCGTGAGAAAACGTAAGAAAATCGGTCATAaatactaaatgtgtacaaaaacaacaaggacttattttgtaataaaaaaatattaaggactaaatgtacaaaaaaaatataattattaaaggtgcacaaaatgaaaatatattaaccttttaagtcatttttccgGTTTATCTGAAGTAATCGGTCATAATGACTGAATATATACAATTAAACAAGTTGAATGGACaaatatgaataaaaaaaaattttaatgaCCAAATatttacaaatcaaaaaatatattatcttttaagtcattatctgtGAAAAGTTAAAAAAAGCTACCGTGAACATGTTcgtatccctattctaataaaataatagtttaaatctccttttgacacgtgtcatcatattaggcctcctaattaatacatattttattcttttttttttgccatgtgtcaccctattaaaCTTCTTAATTAATGcagccacttgtcaacctattaattatctatttcaaattttaaaaattttcattttaattacaataaattaataactatggaataaaaattaaaataaaattaatgcaAATTATAAGgttatataatttcacatatttatttaaattaacgattataatttattaataattttgtgttctaactattaaagtttaattaattttgtagccgtggtttcacgggttataaactagtacttgaataaacaaatcaatgattgaCTGAGCGTTTAATGCCAATAAATGTCATTAATTATGTAATTAATGTATCAGTTAcagaattcaaaaatagagactAAAACTGTCAAGTTTAGCAAAAACGAGGGTAGCGCGAGCCTGAGTTTTCAGAGCTACATTCGTGTCCGCAAGTCGCGCCCATGCACGAGTTCAGTGTTTTTGGTCTATGAAATCCAAGATTTGCACCCCCCTGCGCGCGGGTAGGAATTGTAGTAAAACCATAGACACAGACTTTTAAGCCTTACATACATTCAAGCTTATACACCTTGTTGAGTTTGGTCTTTCTACCAATGTGGGACTCATTCCCATATTCATCATTTTTTTCTAAATTTATTCTCAAATACCCTTCTTTGAGTATCGATATCTCATTCACATATACTCTATTTTGGACGTATAATATATTGTTTCAAAACTTGTGGAGGAGAACATAAACCCACTTAGAGTTAgttatatatacaacatatgtatataattatatatgtccaaagttagtaaaaatataaatatttatactatATTTTCCAGCAGTAATTTAGTATTTGTACTTCAATTTAGAATGTAAAACGTCATAATTTTgttaaatattgaatcatttacaAGCTTTGGAAGATAGCATATCATCTATAATATTTCAACCGGTTCTAGTTCGAAAAATAACCGAAAAATCGGGACCAGAACCGGAACCGGTGCTTGAACCGGCGGTCCGGTTCCCGGTTCTTATAATATAGAAAAATCGGTTTCGGTTCCAAACCAGTCCGATTCTAAAGCTCATCCCTAGTCCCACATAGGATGTCGTGAGAAAACGTAAGAAAACTAGTTCTAAATACTGAATGTATACAAAAACAAGAATGACTTATTTTGTAACAAAAAAGTATTAAAGACTAAATGgacaaaaaaatataattattaaaggtgcacaaaatgaaaaatatattacccttttaagtcatttgtTCCGGTTTATctggagtaaccggtcataaggactgaatgtgtataaTTAAAAAGTTGAAGgaacaaatataaaaaaaaaattaatgatcaaatatttaaaaataaaaaaaaatattattcttttaagtcattatccgtGAAAAGTTAAAAAAAAGCTATTGTGAACATGTTctttataaaagataaaaatgaggtattattttttttataaaatacaatcaatattaatataattttctaaaaaaagaaaagaaaaagaaaggaacaaaataaataaagtgtGAGTAACCTACCAAAACAATAATAGAGGTGAGAGGTAAAGAAGATAAGCCCGTCCCCACATAGTTTGAGGTTCATCcaaataaaatatcataaattttcttttcttttcttttatagaTAGAATACTCAATTACCgattttgaaatcacaataaAGTTGAAGAAAGCTACTTTTTGTTGACGAGAGTATCAAAATATAAATATCTAATCTGAAACCTAACCATGGTTAGCCACATACCTTATCTAATGACGTCAACTAACCATAGTCAAGAGTGAAGTATGAGGAGCTTCTTCAGCTATAAAATCTAGGCGTCTTCTCCTAGGGTTTTATCCTTTCCCCACCTCGTATTCAAAATCAGTCATTAATGGCGTCTGCGGATGTGGAGTTCCGCTGTTTCGTCGGTGGTCTGGCATGGGCGACTACCGACCAATCCTTAGAAGAAGCTTTCTCTCAATATGGAGAGATTTTGGAATCGAAGGTCCGTTTCGTGTGTCGTGGGTTGAGATCCGAGATCTGAATCCGGCTCGATTCGGCCACGCATCTGTGTTCTTTGTGTTACTTTGATTGATTCTCTGATCTCGTTTTGTTAACTACTCTCTTCTGTAATCTGTTACTTTTATTACCTGAAACGGTACGTTTCTCGTTTTCTAAGGGACGAAGATCGATCGATTTTGGGTTTTTTTGATGTTATGTTAGATAGTTAATACTCGAATCGGATCTAATTGGGTTTTTTTAATTCTGTTTTTGGTTTGAATAGATTATCAACGATCGGGAGACTGGCAGATCTAGAGGATTCGGATTCGTAACTTTCAAGGATGAGCAAGCGATGAGAGACGCGATTGAGGGGATGAACGGACAGAGCCTCGACGGTCGTAACATCACAGTGAACGAGGCGCAGTCTCGTGGAAGCGGCGGCGGTGGAAGACGTGAAGGTGGCGGTGGGTACGGTGGAGGAGGCGGTGGATACGGAAGACGTGAAGGTGGCGGCGGTGGAtatggaggtggtggcggtggatatggaggtggtggcggtggttatGGAGGTGGTCGTGACCGTGGGTACGGCGGTGGCAGCGGTGGTGGCGGTGGATACTCGAGGGGAGGCGGTGCTCCGGAAGGTAACTGGAGGAATTAAGAATTTGGAGTTTGATTAATGGTGTATTATCGTGTGTGTGTTGAAGTGTTTGTTATGTGGTTGATGTTAGTAGTCTTGTTTTTGATCGCTGAGTTGGTTGTGTTTGATAATTGTAATCATGGATGAATATGAGTTTAATTATCTCATTTCTTTGATTAATTCAAAGCGTTGTGTTGTGATATTTTTAACGAAATTTCTTCCTTTTATCAGCTCATGTTATCGAATAGATCGTGGAACAAACATTGTAGGTTTATATTACAATTTAGGTTGTCTATTTGCACATAGATAACTAATAGCACACAGATCTATTTTTTGATATGCTAGCAATTATCTTAGCACAAAAATAAGAAACTTTAGGAAGTATATACAACAAGCTACTTTTACAGTTTTACATCATTTTaggtaaaaatatgttttttaatgACATTGATTGATATCTTTATTGTGCAAATGATTATGTTAGAAAGTATAAGAAGtagtgaaaaaaaatgaaaaacacgtTATTTTCTTAACCGGGGTATTTGGAATTGCTTTTCAAAAATAATATTTGCTTACGTAAGAGTTGTATGTTTATATATCAAAAGTTGTAATCTTGATTCATTTATATTTTGATAACCCACAAAAGTGGTAAACACTAGCATATGTATTGTCAGATGTTGATTCGCCTGGTGTATGATGGCATTCCCCATGTATTTTGTTATCACTAATGTAGATCCTACACAATGATGAACCAACATaagttaaatataaattaaatgtaAAAATGACAACATACTTtcgtttatttgtttattaaaacATCCTATTGTTCTTTCATTATTTTGGAACATTGTAATTTCAAAAAAATTTCTTAATAAATGGCAGTTTGGGAATTTTATGTTTTCTCTTTTTAGTCTATTTAAATCTTTATGAACGACTATCCTTGTTCTCTctgtcttatttttatttttctcacTTTTATCATATTGATTCCTgcacatttatattaatttagtgTTTAACATAACTACCATATTCTTctatagtttttattttaaatgatttgattGTCTTTAATTTTGTCcttctatattttttttatgttctaTTTGTAAGATGATCAATGTTTAGTGACATGTGACTGTTTCATTTATGTTTCGTATTGGTTTAACTTTGACAAATAATACAGTTTTTGTATCTACAAAAAAAATGTAAACTATATAAATGTAATAATAGAATTACCATACATACATATCCAACGACAATTCtgttataaaaaaatgtaaataatataattttattaaaaaaaaatccaatcctGTAAAAGAGTAATCAGAAAGTTAATTACATTTTTAATGTACATATTTTTCTTAATAGTATAAGAAAGTTGGCTTATAAGATTGGTAATTCTCATATACATAGACAAATTAATAAGAAAAGTATGTATGATTATAAAGTTGTAATTTAAGTTTGAAAACTTCATAATAAAAGAGAAGTAGGTTGATATTTTATATAGAAAATTGAGGTGTATATATACAGATCTTAATGACCTATACGCCAAAAAAACCACTCAAAGATGGTTGTCAACTGCAGTTACCTATTATTTACATACCGAATAGACCTTTGTAATCtattagaaaaaaaatatgtaCAAGATAATTATCATCTTGTAACAAACCATAGTTACTTTTTTTTCTGGAGTATATTGGATTGCTTGCCCGAGGAACATCTTCTCTCACATGAAGTGCTAAAGGTAGGACTGATTCCGATAATTTTCCTTCAATTGTAAAGGAGATGGAACTTGGAATTTCGTAAACAATATGCTTCGTCATTGGAATTGGTTCTGGCTTATTCTTTGAAGTAAGTATATAACATGAACTTGCTTTGAATTTCTAACTTCAACATGTTTTTCAATTTCTCCAGCTGACCACAAAGGaattgtgtaacatcccgatttccaGGAATGAGATTTTAGGGATTTTCATGCAATTAAggaagcctactcgtcgagttggagacctcaactcgtcgtgtagagagTAGCCAACCCGTGTGAATtttaggacctactcgacgagttggagctgattatgaaaaccctaatttttagggtttgcaaccTATTTAAAGGACCATAATTCCTTCCCCCCAGCCACGCTTGCCACTTTCACGCCCAAAGAGCAAACCTTAAGCGAACTAAACCCTATTAAAGAGTGTGTAAGGCTAAAAGAgtgtgtttggtgcatttcttgaaggaggcttgaagatttggaggcttgGAATGGgaagaagcttgtagatccaacatctacatcGTGTTGGCActtatttggaggtaaaaagtctttACCGTGACTTTTCATTCCTTAGATCTCTTCTCATACAAGTTTATGGGCATTTGATGCAAAATGGGGGTCATTCTCAGGCCGGAGCTTGTCACAAGGATATGGCTTCATATCTGGACTCTTGTAGACCCCCTTGAGCATAAAGTTCCTGACTTAAGCAAGCTTTGGCTCTTCTCCATGACTTAAACCCCATCTTAGACttggttttggtgttttaagcctCTTAAGAccttacatgcacgtaaagttggcaactttacgtggtaactctACTCTAGGAAGCTAGATCTAGAATTTGAAGCTTTGGACTTGGCTGGAATGGGATGAATGCAATTTGGCTGAAGAACTCGACAGGTTCTCCCGTTTTCTAGATTAtgcatgaactcgacaagttaatgaagtgactcgacgagtgattagggttttccccaatatTTTGGACAttgcatggactcgatgagttgactcgtTTTTAGCGGGTTTTCCTGAATTtgaaaggaactcgacgagttgggtcaacatggactgttgacattgaccgttgactttgactttgaccaagggttgacgagtttgacttttgagggcactttggtaatttgggtatttatggaagtggatcattggtggttGTTGGTGTTTGGAGCTGTGTTTCAGGAGTTTGATATTTTAGTTTTGATCTACTTTGTGAGGTGAATTGTCCTCACTATaataacagggtcgaaggcaccaatgccgacccttttcggatttgtatccaggtttattgcatgatgatatgcttagtgtcctgttaggtcagtatcctggtatataggatgatgctatgttagtgacatgttaggtcggtatcttggtatatgtaacgcccgtagatccgggttaGTTAATttggagataataggggtcgaaaatgacttctcgataaaagattatttagaataaataatcttaaccaagttgtataatatgtctcaagggttccgtacatataaagaacgccgaaatccgagtaataacgaagaagttatggcacgtcgaagttttacggtaaaaccggcacaacatcgggagacgtaaatagtgaatttacgatggaggactttttagccttagtgatctaaaccaaagttgtagtatatgttaaaccgagaacatccataaaaagaacgcccaaatctaacttcgtatgaggaagttatgatttttctaagattcgtcttagcagtgcacggcccgaaactcgaattttagttcgagcagtttttggcttacgcaacctaaatgagagctgaagatctcattaataggaacacaacggtaaaaatacatacgaaaacggagtccgtatgaaggagttacgaattcttcgcggtcatttagcagtctaaactcctcctactaCTAAATTTGAGACCGGTCGAGAATtatccgatggagtctaaatgaaagttgtagatcttgtttttacctacgtgtggatataaagaacgtcgaaaccagagttcgtatgcgaaagttatgaatttttgaaaatcggctgatttccaccctgtgtgcgatgccacgtgtcagcaccaggctgcgCCTGGCTGTAGCCAGCCTGGCTCACAAAGTGAATATtaaaaattcacgacgtgaaccttcctccagcccctataaataagtgttgaggcctccattcattcctcacacctcccctcacttctctctctctagaacttctctctagcaCCGGAACCCCCcgaaacaccccccccccccccccaaaaaaaaaaaaaaaagcatagggaacctccctagcacgaggcggaagccccggagcgcccaacGGATCCAAGgagaagagcctttcggctcgggaacgctgctccagcggtgcccggttttgagaaaaacccgctgtaagtgagctatgcctaccctatctttagtatagcttatgttttaatatagtaacgttattaggaacttataatcagtatttgggctattattatgagttatataagagtgtttcttaacgcttatataatagtaataatatctagactattaattagtcgcggttaacgttagactaaactctagtggtaatgatactaggttttgtccgagggaaattgttttaacagtaaGGAAGtattgtccgagtaccgagtcatcaccttatcaggtgagt is part of the Lactuca sativa cultivar Salinas chromosome 7, Lsat_Salinas_v11, whole genome shotgun sequence genome and harbors:
- the LOC111895647 gene encoding glycine-rich RNA-binding protein, yielding MASADVEFRCFVGGLAWATTDQSLEEAFSQYGEILESKIINDRETGRSRGFGFVTFKDEQAMRDAIEGMNGQSLDGRNITVNEAQSRGSGGGGRREGGGGYGGGGGGYGRREGGGGGYGGGGGGYGGGGGGYGGGRDRGYGGGSGGGGGYSRGGGAPEGNWRN